One Acidobacteriaceae bacterium genomic region harbors:
- the larB gene encoding nickel pincer cofactor biosynthesis protein LarB gives MTRSSILELLAQVERGELTTRDAADRLARLPFEDIGHTRIDHHRSLRSGLPEVIYARGKSPEQTAAIFERLAASGVNVLATHADEATAHLVLAAHPEAQYHSVAKLLALRQSKAEDGRGHIAVVCAGTSDLPVAEEAAIAAETFGGRVSRFYDVGVAGLHRLLAVNESLREANVVIVCAGMEGALPSVVGGLVAVPVIAVPTSVGYGASFGGAAALLGMLNSCSPNVTVVNIDNGFGAAYVATLIARAAAR, from the coding sequence ATGACGCGCTCATCGATCCTCGAGCTTCTCGCGCAGGTGGAGAGGGGCGAGCTCACAACGCGTGACGCTGCCGACCGCCTCGCGAGGTTGCCGTTCGAAGACATCGGGCACACGCGCATCGATCATCACCGAAGTCTGCGGTCGGGACTTCCGGAGGTCATCTACGCTCGCGGCAAATCGCCGGAGCAGACGGCGGCTATCTTCGAGAGGCTGGCCGCGTCGGGCGTGAATGTGCTCGCAACGCACGCTGACGAAGCGACTGCGCACCTCGTCCTTGCGGCACATCCCGAGGCGCAGTATCACTCCGTCGCGAAGCTGCTGGCCCTTCGGCAATCAAAGGCCGAAGACGGTCGCGGTCACATCGCCGTCGTGTGCGCGGGGACAAGCGATCTTCCGGTCGCCGAGGAGGCTGCAATCGCTGCAGAGACTTTTGGCGGGCGTGTTTCGCGGTTCTATGACGTTGGCGTCGCCGGTCTGCACCGTCTGCTGGCCGTCAATGAGAGTCTTCGCGAAGCGAATGTGGTGATCGTATGCGCGGGCATGGAGGGCGCACTGCCCTCTGTGGTCGGCGGGCTGGTTGCTGTCCCGGTGATCGCGGTACCAACGTCGGTCGGGTACGGAGCCAGCTTCGGCGGCGCGGCGGCGCTGCTGGGAATGCTGAACTCCTGCAGCCCGAATGTGACGGTGGTCAACATCGATAACGGCTTCGGCGCGGCATACGTCGCAACGCTCATCGCGCGCGCGGCGGCACGGTAG
- the larC gene encoding nickel pincer cofactor biosynthesis protein LarC codes for MRLAYLECFAGASGDMFLGALIDVGVPASVLEGAVDALNIGASLRIEKVDRSGITATKVHVLEHGHVIEEAHEDSQLPEQHTHSHSHAPTTQHLHKGGHHHHEEHTHSQEHTHGRSLRQIRALISAAPLDGRVRELAVRAFDLLGAAEAKIHNVPVDEIHFHEVGGVDAIVDIVACCAGIVHLNIGRWHSSALNVGGGMVDCAHGRFPVPAPAAAELLRGLPTYSAHVEKELLTPTGAALLRVLEPTFAPQPAMRVDRIGYGAGTRNPAGFPNVLRLTIGESYADHQAHQTDEVIVLETALDDCSPQILAFVAERALALGALDVMLAPVQMKKGRPGTLLTVLCAPGSESTVADLIFRETSTLGIRTRRESRLILQREIITVETPFGPIRVKRATTTDGEARNLAPEFEDCRAAADRTGVPVKEVLRAALAAATAKQA; via the coding sequence ATGCGTCTCGCTTATCTTGAATGCTTTGCCGGCGCGTCCGGCGATATGTTTCTTGGGGCACTGATCGACGTAGGCGTTCCTGCGTCCGTGCTTGAAGGTGCCGTTGACGCGCTCAACATCGGCGCGTCGCTCAGGATCGAAAAGGTTGATCGCAGCGGCATAACCGCGACGAAGGTCCACGTGCTGGAGCACGGTCATGTCATAGAAGAGGCGCACGAGGACTCGCAGTTGCCGGAGCAACATACGCACAGCCATTCGCACGCGCCAACGACGCAGCATCTGCATAAGGGCGGCCATCATCATCACGAAGAGCACACGCATTCGCAGGAGCACACGCATGGCCGATCGCTCCGGCAGATTCGAGCGTTGATCTCCGCGGCCCCGCTCGATGGCCGCGTGCGCGAGCTGGCAGTGCGCGCCTTCGATCTGCTAGGTGCTGCGGAGGCGAAGATTCACAACGTCCCTGTCGACGAGATTCACTTCCACGAGGTGGGCGGCGTTGATGCGATCGTGGACATCGTCGCGTGCTGCGCTGGAATTGTGCACCTCAACATCGGCCGCTGGCACTCGTCCGCTCTCAATGTTGGTGGAGGCATGGTCGATTGCGCGCATGGCCGCTTTCCAGTTCCCGCACCGGCTGCGGCCGAGTTGCTGCGGGGGTTGCCGACCTACTCCGCGCACGTGGAGAAGGAGCTGCTGACACCCACGGGAGCAGCGCTTTTGCGTGTTCTGGAGCCGACGTTTGCCCCTCAGCCAGCGATGCGTGTCGACCGAATCGGTTACGGCGCAGGCACGCGCAATCCGGCCGGATTCCCCAACGTGCTGCGACTCACAATCGGCGAAAGTTATGCCGATCATCAGGCACACCAGACCGACGAGGTCATCGTGCTTGAGACTGCGCTGGATGACTGTTCGCCGCAGATTCTTGCCTTCGTTGCCGAGCGTGCCCTCGCACTCGGCGCACTCGACGTGATGCTTGCGCCAGTGCAGATGAAGAAGGGCAGGCCGGGGACGCTGCTGACGGTGCTGTGCGCACCTGGCAGCGAGTCGACGGTTGCTGATCTGATCTTTCGCGAGACATCGACCCTCGGAATTCGCACGCGCCGCGAATCGCGCCTGATTCTCCAGCGGGAAATCATCACGGTAGAAACCCCGTTCGGCCCCATCCGTGTGAAGCGAGCAACAACAACTGACGGCGAGGCACGAAACCTTGCACCCGAGTTCGAAGACTGCCGTGCCGCAGCCGATCGCACAGGTGTTCCCGTGAAAGAGGTGCTGCGGGCCGCACTCGCCGCTGCCACAGCGAAGCAAGCATGA
- the larE gene encoding ATP-dependent sacrificial sulfur transferase LarE has translation MTTISPPELTQKHTVLLDRLASLDSLLVAYSGGTDSAYLAFVAHQVLGTRMLAVIADSASLPRAELAAALAFAKEHSIPVETLVTNELANPDYQRNDAQRCFHCKDELFTQMERLRAARGFTHIAYGRNLDDDGDFRPGQRAAVMHHAIAPLAEAGLRKAEIRTLARAAGLSLADKPASACLSSRIEYGRAVTAQALAQVEAAEAALHALGFTQLRVRHHGELARIELTRDELPRAFSLDMFERISSELRALGFRYITLDLEGFRSGSMNALLPVSAIGTR, from the coding sequence ATGACCACAATCTCCCCGCCGGAACTTACGCAGAAGCACACAGTGCTTCTCGACCGCCTCGCCTCGCTGGACTCACTGCTCGTCGCTTACTCCGGAGGAACCGACTCCGCGTATCTGGCGTTTGTTGCGCATCAGGTTCTCGGCACACGGATGCTCGCGGTGATCGCGGACTCAGCTTCGCTGCCGCGCGCAGAGTTGGCGGCGGCGCTCGCGTTTGCGAAAGAGCACTCGATTCCGGTCGAGACGCTTGTGACCAACGAGCTCGCGAATCCCGACTACCAGCGCAATGACGCGCAGCGTTGCTTCCACTGCAAGGACGAGTTGTTTACGCAGATGGAGCGGCTCCGGGCTGCACGCGGCTTTACGCACATTGCGTATGGCCGCAACCTCGATGACGATGGCGACTTCCGGCCCGGTCAGCGCGCGGCCGTGATGCACCACGCGATCGCTCCGCTGGCTGAAGCTGGACTTCGCAAGGCGGAGATCCGCACGCTCGCTCGCGCCGCAGGCCTTTCGCTCGCGGATAAGCCTGCGTCTGCCTGCCTCAGCTCGCGCATCGAGTACGGTCGCGCGGTCACTGCGCAGGCGCTTGCGCAGGTGGAGGCTGCAGAGGCGGCACTGCATGCGCTTGGGTTTACGCAGCTCCGCGTGCGTCATCACGGTGAGCTGGCGCGAATTGAGCTGACCAGGGACGAGCTTCCGCGGGCGTTCTCGCTCGACATGTTCGAGCGCATCAGCAGCGAGCTTCGCGCACTCGGCTTCCGGTACATCACGCTTGATCTTGAAGGCTTCCGCTCCGGATCGATGAATGCGCTCCTGCCGGTTTCTGCAATCGGCACGCGCTGA
- a CDS encoding aldo/keto reductase: MKQKDAPLNSRRSFLKSGAAIATGVIASSAAGEGGSARAAKPVQDLMPTRNLGKTGFRCTIFGMGGQGALEKPNNEAVALPMIQRALELGVNYFDTSAIYGGPERWSEQYLGKGLKGARDQVFIASKTKERTRDAALKNLEVSLKLLDTDHIDTWQLHDVGIQEDVDQIFGKGGAIEALMQAHDQKMVRHLGVTGRFRPEALMESIRRFPFDTILMAVNAADKYYYPFEKDLLPMAVEKQMGIIGMKVMARGRILSSWTPPPVEVQKRSWEGRGAIATTPGTLTKQETFFYNLSLPISTAIIGCDSVEQVEECAELARAFTPLSQAQMDELEAKVEPVAKQALFFRLMER; this comes from the coding sequence ATGAAGCAGAAGGATGCACCGCTGAATAGTCGGCGAAGTTTCTTGAAGTCCGGAGCGGCGATTGCGACGGGCGTGATCGCTTCGTCTGCGGCAGGCGAAGGGGGTTCAGCACGGGCGGCGAAGCCAGTTCAAGACCTGATGCCGACGCGCAACCTTGGCAAAACGGGGTTTCGCTGCACGATCTTCGGCATGGGTGGGCAGGGTGCGCTGGAAAAGCCCAACAACGAAGCTGTGGCCCTGCCGATGATTCAACGCGCTCTCGAGTTAGGAGTGAACTACTTCGACACATCGGCGATCTATGGCGGCCCGGAGCGGTGGAGCGAGCAGTATTTGGGCAAAGGACTCAAGGGCGCTCGCGACCAGGTCTTCATAGCGAGCAAGACAAAGGAACGAACGCGCGACGCAGCGCTCAAGAATCTTGAGGTCTCGCTCAAGCTGCTGGACACAGATCACATCGATACCTGGCAACTGCATGATGTAGGGATTCAGGAGGATGTTGACCAGATCTTTGGCAAGGGCGGAGCCATTGAAGCGTTGATGCAGGCCCATGATCAGAAGATGGTGCGGCATCTCGGCGTGACCGGAAGATTTCGGCCGGAGGCGCTGATGGAGTCCATACGGCGCTTCCCATTCGACACAATTCTGATGGCGGTGAATGCCGCAGACAAGTACTACTACCCGTTTGAAAAAGACCTGCTGCCCATGGCGGTTGAAAAGCAAATGGGCATTATCGGGATGAAGGTGATGGCGCGCGGTCGCATCCTTTCGAGCTGGACCCCGCCGCCCGTGGAAGTGCAGAAGCGGTCTTGGGAGGGACGCGGCGCGATTGCGACAACCCCGGGAACGCTGACCAAGCAGGAGACGTTCTTCTACAACCTGTCGCTGCCAATCAGCACCGCGATCATCGGGTGCGATTCAGTGGAACAGGTAGAGGAGTGCGCCGAATTAGCGCGAGCCTTTACGCCTTTGAGCCAAGCCCAGATGGACGAATTGGAAGCAAAGGTTGAGCCCGTCGCGAAACAGGCGTTGTTCTTCCGGCTGATGGAACGATAA
- a CDS encoding IscS subfamily cysteine desulfurase has protein sequence MAETLGMNVTHTSETLPPGVKLPIYMDNHATTPLDPRVLEAMMPYLTGIFGNAASRNHSFGWEAEAAVEKAREQVAKLIGATAKEIIFTSGATESNNLAIKGIAEMYRERGNHIITQVTEHKAVLDTCKKLEKNGYRVTYLPVQADGLIDIEDLRRAIDDKTILVSIMYANNEIGVIQPIREIGKLCHEKGVLFHTDGVQAVGKIPVNVIDDNIDVMSLSGHKIYGPKGVGALYVRRRNPRVQIAEQQNGGGHERGMRSGTLNVPGIAGLGKACEICGEEMAAEAEREKELRDYLRKKLETAIDYTQVNGNMEHHLPGNLNMSFIYVEGESLLMGINDIAVSSGSACTSATLEPSYVLKALGLGDDVAHSSIRFGIGRFNTKAEIDYVADKLINVVQHLRQLSPLYEMVKEGIDLTKIEWAAH, from the coding sequence ATGGCTGAGACCCTCGGAATGAACGTCACCCACACCAGCGAGACGCTGCCCCCGGGCGTGAAGCTGCCCATCTACATGGACAACCACGCGACCACGCCGCTCGACCCGCGCGTACTCGAGGCCATGATGCCGTACCTCACGGGCATCTTCGGCAACGCGGCCAGCCGCAACCACAGCTTCGGCTGGGAGGCTGAGGCCGCCGTCGAAAAGGCGCGCGAACAGGTGGCCAAACTCATCGGCGCCACTGCCAAGGAGATCATCTTCACCTCCGGCGCGACGGAGTCGAACAATCTCGCGATCAAGGGCATCGCGGAGATGTACCGCGAGCGCGGCAACCACATCATCACCCAGGTGACGGAGCACAAAGCCGTGCTCGACACCTGCAAGAAGCTCGAGAAAAACGGCTACCGCGTGACCTATCTGCCTGTTCAGGCGGATGGTCTGATCGACATCGAAGACCTGCGGCGCGCGATCGACGACAAAACCATCCTCGTCTCGATCATGTACGCGAATAACGAGATCGGCGTGATTCAGCCGATCCGTGAGATCGGCAAGCTGTGCCATGAGAAGGGCGTGCTGTTCCACACGGACGGCGTGCAGGCTGTGGGCAAGATTCCGGTCAACGTGATCGACGACAACATCGACGTCATGAGCCTCTCGGGTCATAAGATCTATGGACCGAAGGGTGTCGGCGCGCTGTATGTTCGCCGCCGCAATCCGCGCGTGCAGATCGCCGAGCAGCAGAACGGCGGCGGCCACGAGCGCGGCATGCGTTCGGGCACGCTGAACGTGCCGGGCATCGCCGGCCTGGGCAAGGCTTGCGAGATCTGCGGTGAGGAAATGGCCGCCGAGGCAGAGCGCGAGAAGGAGCTTCGCGACTACCTGCGCAAGAAGCTGGAGACTGCGATTGACTACACGCAGGTGAACGGCAACATGGAGCATCATCTGCCCGGCAACCTGAACATGAGCTTCATCTATGTTGAGGGCGAGAGCCTGTTGATGGGCATCAATGACATCGCGGTATCGTCCGGCTCTGCCTGCACCTCGGCGACGCTCGAGCCCAGCTACGTCCTCAAAGCGCTTGGCCTTGGCGATGACGTCGCGCACAGCTCTATCCGGTTCGGCATTGGCCGCTTCAACACCAAGGCCGAGATCGATTACGTTGCCGACAAGCTGATCAACGTGGTGCAGCACCTGCGCCAGCTCTCGCCGCTGTACGAGATGGTCAAGGAAGGCATCGACCTCACGAAGATCGAGTGGGCCGCGCACTAG
- a CDS encoding Rrf2 family transcriptional regulator encodes MLRLTKKADYGLMALKYLAEQAEPEVRGRLAHSASASAKAIAEAYHIPPQLLAKILQTLTRAGILVSTAGTNGGYSLGRPASEINAFEVIRAIDGPLFITSCITIHGTCDLHGTCTIKEPLRKVNDSIKDMLSGLSIADLVEPADTSLPPAPVAGGLVTIAI; translated from the coding sequence ATGCTGCGCCTGACCAAAAAAGCGGACTACGGCCTGATGGCCCTGAAGTACCTGGCTGAGCAGGCGGAGCCAGAGGTGCGCGGCCGGCTGGCGCACTCCGCCAGTGCCTCGGCCAAGGCGATTGCCGAGGCGTATCACATTCCACCGCAACTGCTGGCCAAGATTCTGCAGACGCTGACGCGGGCAGGCATTCTGGTTTCCACGGCCGGGACAAACGGAGGATACTCGCTGGGCCGCCCGGCATCGGAGATTAACGCCTTCGAGGTCATTCGCGCCATCGACGGTCCATTGTTTATTACCAGTTGCATAACGATTCACGGCACCTGCGACCTGCACGGCACCTGCACCATCAAAGAGCCGCTGCGCAAGGTCAACGACTCGATCAAGGACATGCTGAGCGGACTCAGCATCGCCGATCTCGTCGAGCCGGCAGACACATCTTTGCCGCCCGCACCGGTTGCAGGCGGCCTTGTCACTATCGCGATTTAA
- a CDS encoding GNAT family N-acetyltransferase: MKDDVHIRPIRPKDSAAAAQLAAQLGYARTAEQICDWVQQLDGRTDRAAFIAEVNGEVVGWVEVSLAHHLQSDPSGLIGGLVVKEALRGAGIGRRLCEEAERWTLEQGVNQIRVTSRSTREAAHRFYLRDGYRQVKLSMVFEKTLAP, translated from the coding sequence ATGAAGGATGACGTGCACATCAGGCCGATTCGCCCGAAGGACTCCGCCGCCGCAGCCCAGCTCGCGGCGCAGCTCGGCTACGCGCGCACCGCAGAGCAGATTTGTGATTGGGTGCAACAGCTTGACGGACGAACGGACCGGGCGGCCTTCATCGCGGAGGTCAATGGCGAGGTCGTCGGCTGGGTCGAGGTATCGCTTGCGCACCATCTTCAATCCGACCCGTCCGGGCTTATCGGTGGTCTTGTCGTCAAAGAGGCGCTCCGGGGCGCGGGCATCGGCCGCCGACTGTGCGAGGAGGCGGAACGCTGGACGCTGGAGCAGGGAGTCAACCAGATTCGCGTCACCTCTCGCAGCACACGCGAAGCCGCGCACCGCTTTTACCTGCGCGACGGCTATCGCCAGGTGAAGCTCTCGATGGTCTTCGAGAAGACGCTGGCGCCCTGA
- a CDS encoding CDP-alcohol phosphatidyltransferase family protein — MADPVTDLRQVRSAPNLLTMLRLFTVPFLVIEILDAHWKIAFLLLWLAGLSDGLDGLLARALKQRTTLGQFLDPIADKALLSTLFLVLTHVGVIPRYVTVLVFSRDLGILLISTLLYVTNILRDFSPTWLGKANTCLQILTVLLVMTAKVVTGWHLGPLTGWLLRTIAIVAPLSAAQYAWITLRKVQNQGDTQSQAQPS; from the coding sequence GTGGCCGACCCTGTGACCGATCTTCGACAAGTCCGCTCTGCGCCCAACCTCCTCACGATGCTGCGGCTCTTCACCGTGCCGTTTCTCGTCATCGAGATCCTGGACGCGCACTGGAAGATCGCCTTCCTGCTCCTCTGGCTCGCCGGCCTCTCGGACGGACTCGACGGCCTGCTGGCGCGCGCTCTCAAACAGCGGACCACCCTCGGCCAGTTCCTCGATCCCATCGCCGACAAGGCTCTGCTCAGCACGCTCTTCCTTGTGCTCACGCACGTCGGCGTCATCCCGCGCTACGTTACGGTGCTCGTCTTCAGCCGCGATCTCGGCATTCTGCTCATCTCCACGCTGCTCTACGTCACGAACATCCTTCGCGACTTCAGCCCGACGTGGCTCGGCAAGGCCAACACCTGCCTCCAGATTCTCACCGTGCTTCTCGTGATGACTGCGAAGGTCGTCACCGGCTGGCATCTCGGCCCACTGACCGGCTGGCTGTTGCGAACCATCGCCATTGTCGCGCCGCTCTCCGCCGCGCAATATGCCTGGATCACGCTGCGCAAAGTGCAGAACCAGGGAGACACTCAATCTCAGGCGCAGCCTTCGTGA
- a CDS encoding sugar porter family MFS transporter, whose translation MSNGQSRALWLLVRSALTGALGGLLFGFDTAVIAGTTHALQIHYALSEAQKGFTVAIALYGTVAGAMLAGPFGQRIGSRSALRWMGLLYVISAVGCAFAGPWWSLLAFRALGGLGIGGSSVLGPVYIAELAPAKWRGRLVGLFQINIVIGILLAYLSNAIVAHFVPALDIQWRWEFGVGVLPAVLFLVLLLTVPQSSRWLVSQSRFEEAQRILFQMGSPDSEAEVDAIRKSLEAESGAAHDHLFVSRYKLLIFLAISIGFFNQLSGINAILYYLNDIFRAAGFSAMSANVQAVIIGAANLGATFIGIALIDKLGRKTLLLIGALGDAVCLIGVALVYTSNSHQSLLLPLLIGFIVFFAISQGAVIWVYLSEVFPTNVRSKGQGLGSSSHWVMNAAIATVFPVIAAYNRAAPFWFFAAMMVVEFFVVLMIYPETKGQSLESMSQHLGLH comes from the coding sequence ATGTCAAATGGGCAGAGCCGCGCTTTGTGGCTGCTGGTACGAAGTGCACTGACAGGAGCGCTCGGTGGTCTGCTCTTCGGCTTTGACACGGCCGTCATCGCCGGCACGACGCACGCTCTCCAGATTCACTACGCACTCTCGGAAGCCCAGAAGGGCTTCACCGTCGCCATCGCGCTGTACGGCACGGTGGCTGGCGCGATGCTCGCCGGACCTTTCGGGCAGCGGATCGGCAGCCGCAGCGCCCTGCGCTGGATGGGGCTGCTTTACGTCATCTCCGCCGTCGGCTGTGCGTTCGCCGGCCCCTGGTGGAGCCTCCTCGCGTTCCGTGCCCTCGGTGGCCTGGGCATCGGCGGCTCGTCTGTCCTCGGCCCCGTTTACATCGCCGAACTCGCGCCGGCGAAGTGGCGCGGCCGCCTGGTCGGTCTCTTTCAGATCAACATCGTGATCGGCATCCTGCTTGCCTACCTCTCGAACGCGATCGTCGCGCACTTTGTCCCTGCACTGGATATTCAGTGGCGCTGGGAGTTCGGGGTAGGCGTGCTTCCTGCCGTGCTGTTCCTGGTGCTGCTGCTCACCGTTCCGCAGAGCTCTCGCTGGCTGGTCTCGCAGAGCCGGTTTGAGGAGGCGCAGCGCATCCTGTTCCAGATGGGCTCGCCCGACTCCGAGGCCGAGGTCGACGCCATCCGAAAATCCCTCGAGGCCGAGAGCGGCGCCGCCCACGATCACCTCTTCGTCAGCCGATATAAGCTGCTCATCTTCCTCGCCATCTCCATCGGTTTCTTCAATCAGCTCTCCGGCATCAACGCGATTCTCTACTACCTCAACGACATCTTCCGCGCCGCAGGCTTCAGCGCCATGAGCGCCAACGTGCAGGCAGTCATCATCGGCGCGGCGAACCTCGGTGCGACATTCATAGGCATCGCCCTGATCGACAAGCTCGGCCGCAAGACCCTGCTGTTGATTGGCGCCCTAGGCGATGCGGTCTGCCTCATCGGCGTAGCGCTGGTCTATACCTCGAACTCCCATCAAAGCCTGTTGCTACCGCTGCTCATCGGCTTCATCGTCTTCTTCGCCATCTCGCAGGGCGCGGTCATCTGGGTGTACCTCAGCGAGGTCTTCCCGACCAACGTCCGCTCCAAGGGTCAGGGCCTCGGCTCCAGCTCTCACTGGGTGATGAATGCGGCGATCGCGACCGTTTTCCCGGTCATCGCCGCCTACAATCGGGCCGCGCCGTTCTGGTTCTTTGCGGCGATGATGGTGGTGGAGTTCTTCGTCGTCCTCATGATCTACCCGGAAACCAAGGGGCAAAGCCTTGAAAGCATGAGCCAGCACCTGGGACTGCATTAG
- the rpmB gene encoding 50S ribosomal protein L28: MAQVCEFCGKGPQFGNNISHAHNVTRRRWNPNLQTVKALTNGVAKRVRVCTSCIKAGKIVKG, encoded by the coding sequence ATGGCACAGGTATGTGAGTTTTGCGGCAAGGGGCCGCAGTTCGGGAACAACATCTCGCACGCGCACAACGTGACGCGGCGTCGGTGGAATCCTAACCTGCAGACGGTAAAGGCACTTACAAACGGGGTTGCGAAGCGGGTTCGCGTCTGCACAAGCTGCATCAAGGCCGGCAAGATCGTTAAGGGTTAA
- the msrB gene encoding peptide-methionine (R)-S-oxide reductase MsrB, which yields MPEIPAAGPLSDAATAKDEPKARESAQKQKVQISEDEWRKRLTPEQFHVLREKGTERAFTGALVNNHADGIYHCAACNAPLFKSETKFESGSGWPSFFEPVSADAVELHDDSSYGMRRIEVTCATCGSHLGHLFPDGPKPTGQRYCINSASLDFENK from the coding sequence ATGCCAGAGATCCCCGCAGCAGGACCACTGAGTGATGCGGCGACAGCAAAAGATGAGCCCAAAGCTCGTGAGAGTGCACAGAAGCAAAAGGTGCAGATCAGCGAAGACGAGTGGCGGAAGCGCCTGACTCCCGAGCAATTTCACGTTCTTCGCGAGAAGGGCACGGAACGCGCGTTTACAGGTGCGCTGGTGAACAACCATGCGGACGGGATCTATCACTGCGCGGCGTGCAATGCTCCGCTGTTCAAGTCGGAGACGAAATTTGAATCCGGGTCGGGCTGGCCGAGCTTCTTCGAGCCGGTTTCCGCGGATGCCGTGGAACTGCACGACGATTCCAGTTACGGAATGCGGCGGATCGAGGTGACATGCGCGACCTGCGGATCGCACCTGGGACACCTGTTTCCGGACGGTCCCAAGCCGACCGGGCAGCGCTACTGCATCAATTCCGCGTCACTCGATTTTGAGAACAAGTGA